Proteins co-encoded in one Salvia splendens isolate huo1 chromosome 4, SspV2, whole genome shotgun sequence genomic window:
- the LOC121800623 gene encoding uncharacterized protein LOC121800623 codes for MNLVKVAKSRLQIMREKDWDVLLADVSKFCSKYELDVLDMEDEFVARKKGRRRAEKIKNLHYYRVELFCSVIDLQAQELNQRFDEVNTDLVLCMSCFDPRDLFSAFDLEKLLRLARYYPSEFSEVALSELKSQLENFIFDVRIDEKFSQISGISGLAQKMVSTRKHEVFPIVYSLVKLSLILPVATASVEIAFSAMKIIKTSLPVSEDEE; via the exons ATGAATCTTGTCAAGGTAGCAAAATCACGTCTGCAAATAATGAGGGAAAAAGATTGGGATGTATTGCTTGCTGATGTTTCTAAGTTTTGTAGCAAATATGAACTGGATGTACTTGACATGGAAGATGAGTTTGTAGCTCGAAAAAAAGGAAGACGTAGAGCTGAGAAAATAAAGAATCTCCACTATTATCGAGTTGAGCTCTTTTGTTCTGTTATTGACTTGCAAGCTCAAGAGTTGAATCAACGTTTTGATGAAGTCAACACAGACTTAGTTTTATGCATGTCATGTTTTGATCCTAGGgatttattttctgcatttgattTGGAGAAGCTGCTTCGTCTTGCACGGTATTATCCTTCTGAATTTTCTGAAGTTGCTTTGTCCGAGCTTAAAAGTCAACTTGAGAACTTTATTTTCGATGTGCGCATAGATGAAAAGTTTTCACAAATATCAGGAATCAGTGGTCTTGCTCAAAAGATGGTTTCTACAAGGAAACATGAAGTTTTTCCAATAGTTTATTCATTAGTTAAGTTGTCATTGATCTTACCAGTTGCCACTGCATCAGTAGAAATAGCCTTTTCAGCAATGAAGATCATCAAGACTTCTCTAC CGgtttcagaagatgaagaatag